The stretch of DNA CTGTTGCAAATCAAAATTTGCAGTCTATAGGCGGTGGTTATTCGAAAGATGATTTCGCTGTTTATTTTCGAGGAGAAAAGTTAAGGGATGCCTCTGCCAGCTCTTTTAAATATCTGGGTGGTGGCTATGGCAAAGATAACTGGAAGGTATTCTATAAGGGGATGGTAGTTGAAGAGGCCTCGGCTTCATCGTTCGAATATTCGGAAAGTGGCTACGGTAAGGATAACTGGAAGAGTTTCTTTAGAGGTAAAGCTGTTGCAAATCAAAACTTGCAGTCTATAGGCGGCGGTTATTCAAAAGATAATTTCAGTGTTTACTTTCGAGACCAAAAGATCGAAGATGCCTCTGCTAGTTCATTTAAATATATCGGTGGCGGCTATGGCAAAGATAACTGGAAGGTATTCTATCAGGGGATGGTAGTCAAAGAGGCTTCGGCTTCATCGTTTGAATACTCGGAAGACGGGTATGGAAAGGATAACTGGAATGTGTTTTATAGAGGGAGAGTTGTCGAAAGATAAACTTTTTTTGGAGACGACACCGAAAGGGCACAGGTGATTATTATATCTCTGAAGGTTAAATAAAAATGCGAGTTTTTTTTAAAGCTCGCATTTCTTATTATTCATGTATTTAGCTTATACTATTTATTCTTCATTACTTTTTCTCGAACTATATTGCCTTCGTTATCTGTACTTTCGAAGAAATATATACCCCTGTTAAGGTTTGTGTTTTCTATATTGAAGTTCACGGTATTTTTTTCTTCATATACTTTTACTCCGTATATATTATAGATGCGGACATTTTTGAAAATAGGAGTATCTTCTACGATAAGAGATTTGGTGGTTGCAGGTTTTAGTGTTACCACTTTGCTTAATGTTACTCCATCCTGTTTTACTGTCACTGTTGTAGTTATTGGAGTGGAACCATTATATTTCGATTTCAGCATAATACCCCAGACTTTAGGCTCGGGATTGTAATCACTCACCTTGTCGAAGAAATAAGAATCATAGGTCCATGTGGGTTCTGTATTAGTTCCTCCCACTAGAATTATAGGAGAAGTTTGTCCGTAAAAATAGCTGTCGACTCCCCCAAAGTGTCTGTAAAATACAGAGGTATATTTTGTTAGCTTTATTTCAGTTCCTATATTCGCTTCTACTTTCACATTGCCTAAGGCTGTACTTGAAACACGATAAGTAGCCCAAGCGGTTCCCTGTCCGCTGATTAAAGTCATGTCGCTATTGCTTAGCCAATTGATGGTTTGATTACCCCTGTAGTAATCCAAGAAGAACTGACAAATCTCGTTTCTGTTAACAAAGTCCGGAGTCCCTTTTTTTATTTCCGGAAGAGGCATATAAACCGTATTTGCTGTCATTCCAATTGCATCAAAAGGGTCAAGCCAATTACTTAACCGTGTATCGTCTGTTCCTCCTCCTGTCCAGGATTGATCAAATCTACCATAAAATACAGAGGTGTAGGAACCTGTTGTAGTCCCAATCAGTTGACCGATTACTTTTTTGTCAGAGTTGAATAACGGAGAGCCCGAAGATCCTCCTTCTATTCCTCCACTGTCAAAATTTACATTCCAGATAGAGCCTATAGCAAAAGCTTGTCCCGGAAAGTTTATTACGCTATTATTTGTTGTTATACTCTGATTGTCAAAAGATATCTTCATAACATCCCCTGCCGGGTGATGGATTCCGATTCCTTGCGGAGATGTTGCACCACTGCGATCCCAACCTAAGAACGAAGCTCTTGCTGATCCATAATATGGCGCATTCGTTGCTTCTACTAACGCAAAATCGGTATTAGCCCATGCTGCTCTGAATGTTGCTCCATTGCATGTAATACCTGTTGTTGCAGATGTTCCGCCACAAGCATTTCTTGTGAAATGGAATTTGAACAGCCATTTTTCTGCATTTGACTTTTCGGTGGTACTTAATATTCTGTCTGTATTGCTGTCAATGCAATGAAAAGCTGTGAGAAAATATGGATTCCTATGGTAACTGTTTAATAATGAGCCACTGCACAGTTCCGTTCCATTGCTTAGAAGAATTACCGATACAGCATCAGATTCACTTTTCCAGTCGGGATAGCAAACTACAT from Dysgonomonas mossii encodes:
- a CDS encoding DKNYY domain-containing protein, giving the protein MKKLIALFILTLLYTHSADLSAIEHHSQESAKVKISCQRKITSLGGGYSKDDFSVYFRGEKLRGASASSFKYLGGGYGKDNWKVFYRGIVVEEASASSFEYSESGYGKDSWKTFVGGKAVANQNLQSIGGGYSKDDFAVYFRGEKLRDASASSFKYLGGGYGKDNWKVFYKGMVVEEASASSFEYSESGYGKDNWKSFFRGKAVANQNLQSIGGGYSKDNFSVYFRDQKIEDASASSFKYIGGGYGKDNWKVFYQGMVVKEASASSFEYSEDGYGKDNWNVFYRGRVVER
- a CDS encoding T9SS type A sorting domain-containing protein codes for the protein MRKIVLLFSLSIFTLLAVGQVETRSFPNGNAIDQVKTIQKRTKSITKKQMPSFDVQQMLKEDLIVDKMGDAPYRFGKGFDVNYSLQDGSWASTDNGRLWSMNVESQGAISINFIFNNFYLPEGAELYITNKKGTMLYGPVTHKENTNSGFFMTDLIEGDNVTIYLFEPSDQRNKSKLTIERVVHAYRGTISTNVSKLKGYGDARYPHNDVVCYPDWKSESDAVSVILLSNGTELCSGSLLNSYHRNPYFLTAFHCIDSNTDRILSTTEKSNAEKWLFKFHFTRNACGGTSATTGITCNGATFRAAWANTDFALVEATNAPYYGSARASFLGWDRSGATSPQGIGIHHPAGDVMKISFDNQSITTNNSVINFPGQAFAIGSIWNVNFDSGGIEGGSSGSPLFNSDKKVIGQLIGTTTGSYTSVFYGRFDQSWTGGGTDDTRLSNWLDPFDAIGMTANTVYMPLPEIKKGTPDFVNRNEICQFFLDYYRGNQTINWLSNSDMTLISGQGTAWATYRVSSTALGNVKVEANIGTEIKLTKYTSVFYRHFGGVDSYFYGQTSPIILVGGTNTEPTWTYDSYFFDKVSDYNPEPKVWGIMLKSKYNGSTPITTTVTVKQDGVTLSKVVTLKPATTKSLIVEDTPIFKNVRIYNIYGVKVYEEKNTVNFNIENTNLNRGIYFFESTDNEGNIVREKVMKNK